In the genome of Triticum urartu cultivar G1812 chromosome 5, Tu2.1, whole genome shotgun sequence, one region contains:
- the LOC125511110 gene encoding uncharacterized protein LOC125511110 codes for MEHWNRNPIPKPRGRYPWRRGRGILLAAPVSMAAAPAPARSPPEASPPPLDASASASDDEWDADGFVIPDVTIQDDDDDDVITHSVPKARDPEPQQAKEEKIYLGPHGAPPSGAKQQQLNTVGRKQSFRNKLKEADRKSSGNAQENKVESLRELMGAVTTDNRGMAKSSRRDWLDPHCRESEFDRKPR; via the exons ATGGAGCACTGGAATCGGAATCCAATTCCAAAACCGAGAGGTAGGTATCcttggaggagggggagggggatcCTCCTCGCCGCTCCGgtttccatggcggccgcccccgcccccgcccgtTCGCCGCCGGAAGCGTCCCCGCCGCCCCTcgacgcctccgcctccgcctccgacGACGAGTGGG ATGCGGATGGATTTGTTATTCCTGATGTGACTATtcaagatgatgatgatgatgatgttatTACACACAGTGTCCCCAAAGCAAGGGATCCTGAACCTCAACAG GCAAAAGAGGAGAAGATATACTTGGGACCTCATGGGGCGCCACCATCAGGAGCAAAGCAGCAGCAACTTAACACAGTTGGCCGCAAGCAGAGTTTCAGAAACAAGCTGAAGGAGGCAGATAGGAAATCCAGTGGCAATGCTCAGGAGAACAAGGTGGAAAGCCTAAGAGAGCTCATGGGGGCTGTAACAACAGATAATAGGGGCATGGCGAAGAGTTCTCGTCGCGACTGGCTTGACCCACACTGTCGTGAGTCTGAGTTTGATAGGAAACCACGCTAG
- the LOC125511114 gene encoding uncharacterized protein LOC125511114 has product MKVRASVKRLCGFCKVVKRRGIVFIHCTSNQKHKQRQGFSTIAACLPPPPPPPASASAAAFAEASKVARQEMSTKFNWPLGLAAVLKNGDK; this is encoded by the exons atgaaGGTCCGCGCATCGGTGAAGCGGCTGTGCGGCTTCTGCAAGGTGGTGAAGCGCCGGGGGATCGTCTTCATCCACTGCACCTCCAACCAGAAGCACAAGCAGCGCCAGGGCTTCTCCACCATCGCCGCCTGCCTcccccccccgcccccgccgcccgcctccgcctccgccgccgcgtTCGCCGA GGCTTCCAAGGTGGCCCGTCAGGAGATGTCAACGAAGTTCAACTGGCCGCTGGGTCTAGCTGCCGTGCTCAAGAATGGTGACAAATAA
- the LOC125511112 gene encoding peptidyl-prolyl cis-trans isomerase CYP22 — protein MASAISAGPTPPAAAPSSVEWHQRPPNPKNPVVFFDVTIGSIPAGRIKMELFADIVPKTAENFRQFCTGEYRKSAIPQGYKGCQFHRVIKDFMIQGGDFVKGDGSGCISIYGTKFDDENFIAKHTGPGLLSMANSGANSNGSQFFLTCAKCEWLDNKHVVFGRVLGDGLLVLRKIENVATGPNNRPKLACVISECGEM, from the exons ATGGCGTCGGCCATCTCCGCGGGGCCCACGCCGCCGGCCGCGGCGCCGTCGTCGGTGGAGTGGCACCAGCGGCCGCCGAACCCCAAGAACCCGGTGGTGTTCTTCGACGTGACCATCGGGTCCATCCCGGCCGGGCGCATCAAGATGGAGCTCTTCGCCGACATCGTCCCCAAGACCGCCGAGAACTTCAG GCAGTTCTGCACTGGCGAGTACAG GAAATCAGCTATTCCACAGGGGTATAAGGGTTGTCAGTTCCATCGAGTGATCAAAGATTTCATGATTCAGGGAGGTGACTTCGTAAAG GGCGATGGCAGTGGATGCATATCAATCTATGGCACCAAATTTGATGATGAAAATTTCATTGCGAAGCATACTGGGCCTGGCCTGCTCTCCATG GCGAACAGTGGAGCTAACTCTAATGGGTCTCAG TTCTTTTTAACTTGTGCAAAGTGTGAGTGGCTGGACAACAAGCATGTGGTTTTTGGG AGGGTGCTGGGAGATGGTCTGCTCGTGCTGCGGAAGATTGAGAACGTCGCGACTGGACCAAACAACCGGCCGAAGCTTGCCTGCGTGATAAGTGAGTGCGGTGAGATGTAG
- the LOC125511111 gene encoding uncharacterized protein LOC125511111, producing MALRVAPSPLLASGGGATAFATPLTPRKRGAGLLLVSKRSRISAQLGGGGGGGDGETKPDGKKFITREQEPEQYWQTAGERKGENPMMTPLPYIVIFGFSTPFIILAIAFANGWIKAPLIR from the exons ATGGCTCTCAGGGTTGCTCCGTCGCCGCTCCTCGCCTCCGGCGGCGGTGCCACCGCCTTCGCCACCCCGCTTACGCCGAGGAAGAGAGGCGCCGGCCTGCTCCTCGTAAGCAAGCGCTCCAGAATCTCGGCGCAGCTCG gtggtggtggtggtggtggagatgGAGAGACCAAGCCTGACGGCAAGAAGTTCATCACCAGAGAACAGGAACCGGAGCA GTACTGGCAGACTGCTGGGGAGAGGAAGGGGGAGAACCCCATGATGACGCCGCTGCCCTATATCGTCATCTTCGGCTTCTCCACCCCCTTCATCATCCTCGCCATCGCCTTCGCCAACGGATGGATCAAGGCGCCCCTCATCCGCTGA
- the LOC125511113 gene encoding splicing factor 3B subunit 6-like protein, whose product MAAASLRKGNARLPPEVNRALFVRNLPFNISSEEMYDIFGKYGAIRQIRLGNAKDTRGTAYVVYEDIYDAKNAVDHLSGFNVANRYLIVLYSQLNRMSKKTDIKKKEDEITRLQEKYGVGSKTPSANDA is encoded by the coding sequence atggcgGCGGCGAGCCTGAGGAAGGGGAACGCGAGGCTGCCGCCGGAGGTGAACCGGGCGCTGTTCGTGCGGAACCTGCCGTTCAACATCTCGAGCGAGGAGATGTACGACATCTTCGGCAAGTACGGGGCGATCCGGCAgatccggctgggcaacgccaaGGACACGCGGGGGACGGCGTACGTGGTGTACGAGGACATCTACGACGCCAAGAACGCCGTCGACCACCTCTCGGGCTTCAACGTCGCCAACCGCTACCTCATCGTGCTCTACTCGCAGCTCAACAGGATGTCCAAGAAGACGGACATCAAGAAGAAGGAGGACGAGATCACCAGGCTCCAGGAGAAGTATGGCGTCGGATCCAAGACCCCCTCCGCCAACGACGCCTGA